In Pseudobdellovibrio exovorus JSS, the genomic stretch GCGACCTTATACCCCTCTGGATTTTTGAATACCGATCCACAACTGGGCATATCCAATGGCTGCTTAGAAAGACGAATTTTATTGGCTTCACGAACCTGTGTGAGGATCTCGGGTTTGCGTTCATAGGGCCAACTCAGCCTTACACGCATCACGATATGAGGCTGCCACCCATCTGTGTGTCGATAACTGATTTTCAAATCGCTTTTTTGTAACTCTTTGATTTCGCCATCAATCGTCATCACGTCAATGCTGTCGACCATTTCCATAAACTCGCGAGGTGTAAACATCTCGGCTACGCCCGCGTTCATAACAACGCCGCCCCCCACATCACCAGGAAGTCCCGCCAAAAACAAGGCTGGCCCCATTTGGTTTTTCAAAAAGACTTTTAGAAGTTCTGACTTAGCTGTACCCGAAAGACAGTTAATGTGAAGACGACCATCGCGAATTTCCGTGCTGATTTCAGAAAAACGACGAAGACCAATCGTCAATCCACGAATCCCTTTATCCGATATCAACACATTAGAGCCCCCACCTAAAATAGTGATGGGCAATTGATTCTGTTTTGCAAAAGCTAGAGCTTCTTTTAATTCATCGACAGTTGTTGGCAGACAAAAATGATCGGCATCACCACCGATCATCCACGATGTGTACTGTGCCAGATTAACGTTGTTTAAGATGCTCAAGGACATCTAACCCCAACTTCCAACCGTCTCCGGCTCCTAAGGTTAAGAAAATATCTCCAGCTTTTAACTGTTTTAATATCTCAGCGACTTGTTCGGGACCTTTAGGACTTAAAAAACCATGATCGTGCTTCACTTCAACCAAAAGTTTTTCCGAGCTAATACCTGGGATAGGGGCTTCACCCGCAGCATAGATATCACCCATCAATAAAACATCTGCCTGAGAAAAACAGGTTTTAAAATCCTGCCAGCAATGTTCTGTGCGCGAGTAGCGATGCGGTTGAAAGTAAACAACTAAGCGATGATCTTCAAATTTTTCACGGAAGGCCTGTAGTGCAGCACGTACTTCGGTTGGATGGTGACCATAATCATCATAAACTTTGATTTGATTCGCTTCTCCTTTAAAGTGGAAACGGCGATCCACACCTTCAAAGTTTTGTAGACCTTGAGCGCACATATCAAAGCTCACGCCTGCCGCCATAGAAGCCACCAAGCTCGCTGTGGCGTTCAAAGCATTGTGACGACCGGGCGCATGCGGAAGGCTGAATTGACCCAAGCGCTCTTTCGTTCCTGCTGCATGATTATTTTTATAGACAGTGTACGTGCCTTTTTCTCCTTCGATCACATAGTCATTCTTCGGATCAAATCCATAGAACACAATACGTTTAGAAAAGTTGGAAAACAGTTCGCGCACATCAGGATCATCACCGCAGACGACAACTAAACCATAGAAAGGAATTCTATAAGCAAAATCTAAAAAAGCTTTCTTCAAATTTTCAAAGCTTTTGAAATGATCCATGTGATCTGAATCTATATTCGTGATCACGGCGATCTCGGGTGAAAGTTTATTAAAGCTTCCATCACTTTCATCTGCTTCAGCAATCAGCCAGTCACCGTTACCGAGAATGGCTGTCGACTTAATTCTTTCAAATCGGCCACCAATAACGATTGTGGGATTTTGCCCTGCTTCTAGAAAGATCGAAGAAATCAAACTGGTTGTCGTCGTTTTTCCGTGCGTTCCCGCAACCGCAATTCCACGACGTAGACGCATGATCTCGGCCAGCGCTTCTGCGCGAGGAATCATCGGAATATCTTGCGCGCGCGCCTGCACCATCTCGGGGTTAGAAAAAGCAATCGCGCTGGAATAAACAACCACATTAGC encodes the following:
- the murB gene encoding UDP-N-acetylmuramate dehydrogenase gives rise to the protein MSLSILNNVNLAQYTSWMIGGDADHFCLPTTVDELKEALAFAKQNQLPITILGGGSNVLISDKGIRGLTIGLRRFSEISTEIRDGRLHINCLSGTAKSELLKVFLKNQMGPALFLAGLPGDVGGGVVMNAGVAEMFTPREFMEMVDSIDVMTIDGEIKELQKSDLKISYRHTDGWQPHIVMRVRLSWPYERKPEILTQVREANKIRLSKQPLDMPSCGSVFKNPEGYKVAQLIDQCGLKGYRIGGAQVSTKHANFIVNVEEAKAADAWNLILHVQKTVKEQKGVDIVTEVIRLGDW
- the murC gene encoding UDP-N-acetylmuramate--L-alanine ligase, with the translated sequence MKLKNAKFHFIGIGGIGMCGLAELLHNIGATVTGSDASDNANTERLKALGIRVFKGHTAENVGSANVVVYSSAIAFSNPEMVQARAQDIPMIPRAEALAEIMRLRRGIAVAGTHGKTTTTSLISSIFLEAGQNPTIVIGGRFERIKSTAILGNGDWLIAEADESDGSFNKLSPEIAVITNIDSDHMDHFKSFENLKKAFLDFAYRIPFYGLVVVCGDDPDVRELFSNFSKRIVFYGFDPKNDYVIEGEKGTYTVYKNNHAAGTKERLGQFSLPHAPGRHNALNATASLVASMAAGVSFDMCAQGLQNFEGVDRRFHFKGEANQIKVYDDYGHHPTEVRAALQAFREKFEDHRLVVYFQPHRYSRTEHCWQDFKTCFSQADVLLMGDIYAAGEAPIPGISSEKLLVEVKHDHGFLSPKGPEQVAEILKQLKAGDIFLTLGAGDGWKLGLDVLEHLKQR